One window from the genome of Bufo bufo chromosome 4, aBufBuf1.1, whole genome shotgun sequence encodes:
- the LOC120997071 gene encoding trace amine-associated receptor 1-like, whose amino-acid sequence MPSEGTMQLQYCFETINKSCEKNNWANNIRIPMYVFMVSTILATIAGNLAVIISIAHFKQLHTPTNYLILSMATVDLLLGCLVMPYSMVRSVENCWYFGEIFCKIHTGIDIMLSTASIFHLSFISVDRYYAVCDPLRYKTRMNLFTVLIMIIVSWVLPAIFAFGMIFLELNIKGSESYFYNEVSCIGGCFVFFTEISGIVASMLSFFIPGFIMICIYGKIYVIARRQARSIKDIPSQMQFQIDLNGRQHGSRCRERKAAKTLGTIMGVFLFCWSPFFFSTATGPFLNYGIPPIVIDAFVWIGYLNSAFNPIVYAFFYMWFRRALKLILFGKVFQFDSSRTILYYE is encoded by the coding sequence ATGCCATCTGAAGGTACAATGCAACTACAGTACTGCTTTGAGACAATAAACAAGTCATGTGAAAAGAATAATTGGGCAAACAACATAAGGATTCCCATGTATGTGTTCATGGTAAGCACCATTTTGGCTACAATAGCTGGAAATCTTGCCGTGATCATCTCCATAGCTCATTTCAAGCAGCTTCACACCCCAACAAATTACCTGATTCTTTCCATGGCCACTGTGGACTTACTATTGGGGTGTCTTGTTATGCCATACAGCATGGTTAGGTCAGTGGAGAACTGCTGGTATTTTGGAGAAATCTTCTGTAAAATCCATACTGGAATAGACATAATGCTCAGTACAGCTTCCATATTCCACCTCTCATTTATCTCCGTGGATAGATATTACGCAGTATGTGATCCATTGAGATATAAGACAAGAATGAATCTTTTTACTGTACTTATAATGATTATTGTCAGTTGGGTGCTACCTGCTATTTTTGCCTTTGGTATGATCTTCCTTGAACTTAATATAAAGGGTTCTGAATCATATTTCTACAATGAGGTCAGCTGCATTGGAGGCTGctttgtgtttttcactgaaataTCAGGGATAGTGGCCTCCATGTTGTCCTTCTTTATTCCCGGATTCATTATGATCTGTATTTATGGAAAAATATACGTCATTGCCAGAAGACAAGCAAGATCGATTAAAGACATTCCAAGTCAGATGCAATTCCAGATTGATCTTAATGGAAGACAACATGGATCCCGATGCAGAGAAAGGAAAGCAGCTAAAACCCTGGGAACAATTATGGgagtttttctgttttgctggtcACCTTTCTTTTTCTCCACAGCTACTGGTCCATTTTTGAACTATGGTATTCCACCCATTGTCATTGATGCATTTGTATGGATTGGATATTTAAATTCAGCTTTCAACCCAATAGTTTATGCTTTCTTCTATATGTGGTTCCGGAGAGCACTAAAACTGATTTTATTTGGAAAAGTTTTTCAGTTTGATTCTTCTAGAACTATTTTATATTATGAGTAA